The Acidobacteriota bacterium genome includes the window GGACTTGGCGTCCCGAAGAACCTCCCTCCCCCCTCACTGGCCCCGGTTGATCGGGGCGGTGGAGCGGCCGGGCTCGGCGGGGGAATGGGCGGGGGACGCGGAGACTTGGGAGGCGTTCCTGCGGGACCTCCAGGGTAACGGCCTCTTCCCGCTGGCCTACCGGGCGTGGCGGGAGGCCGGGACGCTGGAGACCCTGCCCGAAGGGGCGCGGAGGGCGGCCGAGGCCCGCATGACGGCCTACCGTGCGGGGTGGACGGGGGCCTGGGAGGAGATCGCCAAAGTCCTGGGCCTCTTCGCCGGGGCGGGGCTGAGGCCGGTTCTCCTCAAGGGGGCGGACCTGGCCCTCCGGTACTACCCGGAGCCGCACCTGCGGCCCCTGACGGACCTCGACGTGCTCTTCCCGTCTACGACGGAGGCGGAGAGCGCCTTCGGCCTCCTGGAAAAGGCCGGCTTCCGGCCCGGGAAACAGGGCATCCCCATGGACGAATGGGTCCTGAGCCAGCACCTGCCGGACCTCCACGCGCCGGGCACGGGCTTTCCGGTGGAGGTCCACGGGGCCCTGGTGGTCTCGCCGCGGGATTCGCGCTGGGCGGGGGGGGCGGTCCGTCTCTTGGAGGGGCGCCGGTCCTACGCGTGGCGGGGCCTTGCTCTGGAGGGGCTGGCTCCCGAGGCGCTCGTGGTGCACCTTTGCGCCCACATTTGGGACCAGCACGCGGGGGAGCCTCCCAAGGCCGGGGTGGCCTTCGACCTTCGGGCCGTCCTGGAAAGGGAAGGGCTAGCCTTCGACTGGAACCGCCTCGTGGATCTCTCGAGGGCCTCGGGCTTCTCGGGGGCCGTGGTTGTGGGCCTGAGGGCCCTCGAGGCGGCCTTGGGCGTTTCGGCGCCTGAGGGGGTGCTTTCCGCTCTCTCCGGGGCCGAGAAGGGCGCGGTCCTCGGCCTCTCGCCCCGCTCGGCGCTGACCCAGCGCCTGCTCGGCCGGCTCTGGCACGGTCCGGGGCCGGCCTCGGCGCTGAAGGCCGCCTGGCGCATCGCGGTGCCCTCCCGGGCCTACCTGAGGGAGCGGTACCCCGAGAAGGGGCGCTGGCCGGTCCTCCTCCTGTACCCGTATCGCTGGGGGGACCAGGGGTGGAAGCTCCTCCGGTGGGGGGGCGAGCGGCTCGGCCTGGGGTCCAGGGAATAGAGTGCCGTCGCGTGGCGTACATACCTAATGATTGTGCTGGGAAATCGTGTCTCGGGTGGGGTTTCCATAACTCTGAGGCGTGGGGGTGCCCGATAATTGTGCAGATTCCGCAACAGGTTATCCAAGAAACATTGAGACGGACCCTTGACTTGTGGTCGCCGGATGGGTATGTTATAAGGTAACAGGCAAGTTGCGACGTGTACCCTTTGGGGGTTGTGAGCATGAAAAAGACGATTTTGGCTGTAGCGGCGCTCTCCCTGATGTCCGTCGGACTCTGGGCGGGCGAGGGAATTCCCATGGGGAACGCGATCTTCTACCCGTCGGTGGAGGCGGTCTACTCTCACACCGACAACGTCTTTCTCCAGGACGGCTCGATGCCCCTGGGCGAGGTGAGCGACAGCTACTGGCTGTTCCGGCCCACCCTCGGCTTCGAGTTTCCCTTCCAGGAGAGCTACGTCCGGCTGGACCTCGGGTACCAGTACAAGGACTACCAGGACTTCGACCTGAGTTCGCACAACAGCTACAACGTGGATTTCAAGAGCAACTTCAGCGCCGGCAAGGGCGGG containing:
- a CDS encoding nucleotidyltransferase family protein; translated protein: MTIRSASGDASHKDLASRRTSLPPHWPRLIGAVERPGSAGEWAGDAETWEAFLRDLQGNGLFPLAYRAWREAGTLETLPEGARRAAEARMTAYRAGWTGAWEEIAKVLGLFAGAGLRPVLLKGADLALRYYPEPHLRPLTDLDVLFPSTTEAESAFGLLEKAGFRPGKQGIPMDEWVLSQHLPDLHAPGTGFPVEVHGALVVSPRDSRWAGGAVRLLEGRRSYAWRGLALEGLAPEALVVHLCAHIWDQHAGEPPKAGVAFDLRAVLEREGLAFDWNRLVDLSRASGFSGAVVVGLRALEAALGVSAPEGVLSALSGAEKGAVLGLSPRSALTQRLLGRLWHGPGPASALKAAWRIAVPSRAYLRERYPEKGRWPVLLLYPYRWGDQGWKLLRWGGERLGLGSRE